The Hyperthermus butylicus DSM 5456 genome includes a region encoding these proteins:
- a CDS encoding DNA-directed RNA polymerase subunit B has product MDDRWLVMKAFIEEYGLVKQHIDSYNRFIEKELKEIVKEFGTISTPRREYEVRIVDVELGEPIVIESDGSEHPVTPMECRIRDLTYAAPIKAKVVIVENGIEREAEEIILGFLPVMLRSKADPLARCMYEGKSWKECEQKLIEAGEDPRDPGGYFIINGSERVIVIQEDQALNRILVGKARAGTASALYTAKVISAHAGVRYQVILDYHKDGTLHVSMSRALSKIPFVILMRALGLESDRDIVLAVSPDPQIQQMLIPSLEQARAINTVEDALDYVGSRFREGLAKPREQRIRVAERILDTILFPHIGTSPKDRIRKALFLGQMAAKLLEYVAGRRKEDDKDHYANKRVLLAGDLIAMVFRIAMRALAYDIRQQLEKLRARGRHISLRMIIRSDIITNRLREALATGNWPGQRTGVSQILDRTNWLSMLSHLRRVVSQLSRTQPHFEARDVHGTQWGRICPFETPEGPNCGLVKNLALMAYVSAGVDDKDVEKLLYSMGVRDAVELFEEVRKQGYYPPEYIKWSKVFLNGRLIGYHPDGEKLAEELRKLRRSGKLHYEVSVSVYRTETINEVYINTDPGRIMRPVFVVESGKLLYRPEHAEKLRKGEWRFSDLVRNGIVEFLDAEEEENTYIALNPEDLTPEHTHMEIWPAGIFGVTASTIPYAEHNQSPRNTYQAAMAKQALGLYAANFQIRVDTRSHLLHYPEKPLVQTRALELMGYNDRPAGQNMVVAVMSFTGYNIEDAVIMNKSSIDRGLARSTFFRLYATEERRYPGGLSDKIEIPEANVEGSKPPEMYKKLDADGIISPEVEVKGGEVLIGKTSPPRFMEEYREFGTVTVRKRDTSVTMRHGEKGVVDTVIITENIEGYKLVKVRVRDQRIPELGDKFASRHGQKGVIGMLIPQYDMPFTEDGITPDLIINPHAFPSRMTLGQLFETIAGKYAAIYARFVDGTPFAKESIENLRIELLKTGYAPDGTEIMYDGRTGEMIRTPILIGLVYYQKLHHMVADKIHARARGPVQVLTRQPTEGRAREGGLRFGEMERDCLVGHGAAMLLRERMLESSDRYVLYVCELCGHIAWFDRNKRGYICPVHGDKGKIAAVIVPYAFKLLLQELMSMCIMPRLKLASKHEWKP; this is encoded by the coding sequence ATGGACGACCGCTGGCTTGTAATGAAGGCGTTTATAGAAGAGTATGGTCTGGTTAAGCAACATATAGATTCCTATAACAGATTCATAGAGAAGGAGCTGAAGGAAATAGTTAAGGAGTTCGGCACCATTTCAACGCCAAGGAGAGAGTACGAGGTAAGAATAGTTGATGTAGAGCTTGGTGAGCCTATAGTCATAGAGAGCGATGGTAGCGAGCACCCGGTAACACCCATGGAGTGCAGGATTAGGGATCTCACCTATGCTGCGCCGATAAAGGCTAAGGTAGTAATAGTAGAGAACGGCATCGAGCGCGAGGCTGAAGAAATTATCCTCGGTTTCCTACCCGTAATGCTTCGCTCAAAGGCTGACCCACTGGCCCGCTGCATGTACGAAGGCAAATCCTGGAAGGAGTGCGAGCAGAAGCTCATAGAGGCTGGCGAGGATCCGCGCGACCCCGGCGGCTACTTCATCATCAATGGATCGGAACGTGTGATAGTGATACAGGAGGATCAGGCTCTCAACAGGATACTCGTGGGCAAGGCTAGAGCTGGCACAGCGAGCGCCCTCTACACGGCCAAGGTCATATCAGCTCATGCTGGCGTACGATACCAAGTTATACTAGACTACCATAAGGATGGAACTCTACATGTTTCGATGAGTAGAGCTCTCAGTAAGATACCCTTCGTAATACTGATGCGGGCTCTCGGCCTAGAAAGCGACCGTGATATCGTTCTCGCTGTTAGCCCTGACCCGCAGATACAGCAAATGCTAATACCATCCCTGGAGCAAGCTAGGGCCATAAACACTGTTGAGGACGCTCTGGACTACGTGGGTAGCAGGTTCCGCGAAGGCCTCGCCAAGCCACGTGAGCAGCGTATCCGTGTTGCAGAGAGGATACTAGACACAATACTATTCCCACACATCGGCACAAGCCCGAAGGATAGGATTAGGAAAGCCCTATTCCTCGGACAGATGGCGGCCAAACTGTTAGAGTACGTTGCTGGCCGCAGAAAGGAGGACGACAAGGACCATTATGCAAACAAGCGTGTACTACTGGCAGGCGACCTCATAGCAATGGTGTTTAGAATCGCGATGAGGGCACTAGCCTACGACATAAGACAGCAGCTAGAGAAGCTACGCGCAAGAGGCCGTCACATAAGTCTCCGGATGATCATACGTTCAGACATAATTACAAACAGGCTACGCGAAGCACTAGCCACCGGCAACTGGCCAGGGCAGAGGACCGGTGTAAGCCAGATACTCGACCGTACCAACTGGCTATCAATGCTCAGCCACCTACGTAGAGTAGTCTCCCAGCTCAGCAGGACACAGCCACACTTCGAGGCACGCGACGTGCACGGCACACAGTGGGGCCGGATATGCCCATTCGAGACACCCGAAGGCCCCAACTGTGGCCTAGTAAAGAACCTTGCTCTCATGGCTTATGTGTCCGCCGGAGTCGACGACAAGGATGTTGAGAAGCTCCTCTACAGCATGGGCGTCAGGGATGCCGTGGAACTCTTCGAGGAGGTACGCAAACAAGGATACTACCCGCCAGAATACATCAAGTGGAGCAAGGTGTTCCTCAACGGCAGACTGATAGGCTACCACCCAGACGGGGAGAAGCTTGCAGAGGAGCTTAGGAAGCTGAGAAGGAGCGGCAAGCTACACTACGAGGTTAGTGTCTCCGTCTACAGAACTGAAACCATCAACGAGGTCTACATAAACACCGATCCAGGCAGGATAATGAGGCCGGTATTCGTAGTCGAGAGCGGCAAGCTCCTCTACAGACCAGAGCACGCAGAAAAGCTCAGGAAGGGAGAGTGGAGGTTTAGCGACCTGGTGCGCAACGGTATCGTAGAGTTCCTCGACGCCGAGGAGGAGGAGAACACCTACATAGCCCTTAACCCTGAAGACTTAACGCCAGAGCATACCCACATGGAGATATGGCCCGCGGGTATCTTCGGCGTAACAGCGAGTACAATACCCTACGCTGAGCATAACCAGTCGCCACGCAACACCTACCAGGCTGCAATGGCTAAGCAGGCCCTTGGCCTCTACGCTGCAAACTTCCAGATACGTGTTGATACGCGCTCACACCTACTACACTACCCCGAGAAGCCGCTAGTGCAGACTAGGGCACTCGAGCTAATGGGCTACAACGATCGGCCTGCCGGTCAGAACATGGTTGTCGCTGTAATGTCGTTTACCGGCTACAATATCGAGGACGCAGTAATAATGAATAAGTCTTCGATAGATCGCGGCCTCGCACGCTCAACGTTCTTCAGGCTATACGCCACGGAGGAGAGGAGGTATCCTGGCGGCTTAAGCGACAAGATCGAGATACCGGAGGCAAACGTTGAGGGCTCTAAGCCGCCGGAAATGTACAAGAAGCTCGACGCTGATGGCATTATAAGCCCAGAGGTCGAGGTTAAGGGCGGCGAGGTGCTGATAGGCAAGACGAGCCCACCGAGATTCATGGAGGAGTACCGCGAGTTCGGCACTGTGACCGTGAGAAAGAGAGATACTTCAGTAACGATGAGGCACGGCGAGAAGGGTGTAGTAGATACTGTCATAATAACGGAGAATATTGAGGGCTATAAACTGGTAAAGGTTAGGGTGAGGGACCAGCGCATCCCAGAGCTAGGTGACAAGTTCGCCTCGAGACACGGGCAGAAGGGCGTAATCGGCATGCTAATACCACAGTACGACATGCCATTCACGGAGGACGGTATAACACCAGACCTAATAATCAACCCACATGCATTCCCATCTCGTATGACCCTTGGCCAACTATTCGAGACTATAGCGGGCAAATACGCCGCCATTTACGCGAGATTCGTTGACGGCACTCCATTCGCCAAGGAGTCGATCGAAAACCTCCGCATAGAGCTGCTGAAAACAGGCTATGCGCCCGACGGCACCGAGATAATGTATGACGGACGTACAGGCGAGATGATAAGGACACCTATACTGATAGGCCTTGTGTACTACCAGAAGCTGCACCACATGGTTGCAGACAAGATACATGCAAGGGCACGCGGCCCAGTCCAGGTGTTGACGAGACAGCCCACTGAGGGTCGTGCAAGAGAGGGAGGTCTACGCTTTGGCGAGATGGAGCGCGACTGCCTCGTAGGCCATGGCGCAGCTATGCTGCTAAGGGAGCGTATGCTGGAGAGCAGCGACCGCTACGTGCTATACGTGTGCGAACTGTGTGGCCACATAGCATGGTTTGACCGCAACAAACGCGGATACATATGCCCAGTTCACGGCGATAAGGGCAAGATAGCGGCTGTGATCGTACCCTACGCGTTCAAGCTGCTACTTCAGGAGCTTATGAGCATGTGTATCATGCCCAGGCTCAAACTCGCATCAAAGCACGAGTGGAAGCCGTGA